The Sagittula sp. P11 genome window below encodes:
- a CDS encoding succinate dehydrogenase assembly factor 2: MRSMRRGTKEMDILLMRFAEARLATMEPEALDAYEALLDENDQDLYQWISGQRPAPAAHAPLVAEIASVAGNG; encoded by the coding sequence ATGCGCTCCATGCGGCGCGGCACGAAGGAGATGGACATCCTCCTGATGCGTTTCGCCGAGGCGCGCCTGGCGACGATGGAGCCGGAGGCCCTCGACGCCTACGAGGCGCTGCTCGACGAGAACGACCAGGACCTCTACCAGTGGATCTCCGGCCAGCGTCCCGCCCCTGCGGCCCACGCCCCCCTCGTTGCCGAGATCGCAAGCGTCGCCGGCAACGGCTGA
- a CDS encoding MarR family winged helix-turn-helix transcriptional regulator: MSIHSSMDKGPQQGFMASYLDALSLVERLHRLLLDVIKDEFERLGIIDVNAVQALLLFNIGENEVTAGELKTRGYYQGSNVSYNLKKLVEMGYMHHQRCEIDRRSVRVRLTQRGREIRNIVSELFARHAEGLQTKAVISIDGMDEITSALRRVERYWTDQIRYIY, encoded by the coding sequence ATGAGCATACATTCGTCCATGGACAAGGGCCCCCAGCAGGGCTTCATGGCGAGCTACCTCGATGCGCTGAGCCTGGTGGAACGTCTCCACCGGCTGCTTCTGGACGTCATCAAGGATGAGTTCGAACGACTTGGGATCATCGACGTGAACGCGGTGCAGGCGCTACTGCTGTTCAACATCGGTGAAAACGAGGTGACGGCAGGCGAGCTGAAGACCCGCGGCTACTACCAGGGCTCCAACGTCAGCTACAACCTCAAGAAACTGGTGGAGATGGGCTACATGCACCACCAGCGGTGCGAGATCGACCGCCGCTCGGTGCGCGTCCGTCTCACCCAGCGCGGGCGGGAAATCCGGAACATCGTGTCCGAACTCTTTGCCCGCCACGCCGAGGGCCTCCAGACGAAGGCGGTCATCTCTATCGACGGCATGGACGAGATCACCTCGGCCCTGCGGCGTGTCGAACGCTACTGGACGGATCAGATCCGCTACATCTACTGA
- a CDS encoding NUDIX hydrolase, which produces MIEQFRHFWGDYVAPLYKRPERLQFAALCYRGHGDRTQILLITSRDTGRWVLPKGWPIKGLDSAGSAMREAWEEAGVRAGRASKSPLGEFVYGKTLPGDWSIPVRTLVYAVEVAELLDDYPEVTQRRRVWVNPEEAADMVNEPGLKDLLRDFRAEAPVLR; this is translated from the coding sequence GTGATAGAGCAGTTCCGGCACTTCTGGGGCGACTATGTCGCTCCGCTCTACAAACGTCCCGAACGTCTTCAGTTCGCGGCGCTTTGTTACCGTGGGCACGGGGACCGCACGCAGATCCTGCTGATCACCAGCCGCGACACCGGACGGTGGGTCCTGCCGAAGGGATGGCCGATCAAGGGCCTGGACTCCGCGGGCTCTGCCATGCGCGAGGCTTGGGAAGAGGCGGGCGTGCGCGCCGGCCGCGCGTCGAAGTCGCCCTTGGGCGAATTCGTCTACGGCAAGACGCTGCCCGGCGACTGGAGCATCCCGGTCCGCACGCTGGTCTATGCGGTGGAGGTTGCGGAACTCTTGGACGACTACCCGGAGGTCACGCAGCGCCGGCGGGTCTGGGTCAACCCGGAAGAAGCCGCCGACATGGTGAACGAGCCGGGCCTGAAGGACCTGCTGCGCGATTTCCGCGCCGAGGCACCCGTTCTGCGCTGA
- a CDS encoding helix-turn-helix domain-containing protein: protein MQDTDWYGPDVATLGDRLAAAREAQGMSQETLAKNLGVKLNTLEKWEDDMSEPRANKLSMMAGILNVSMVWLITGEGEGVGSPEDETPLNADLSEILSEMRTLRMQIKARTDKLGQLEKRLRQALKESAL, encoded by the coding sequence ATGCAGGACACGGACTGGTACGGCCCGGACGTCGCCACTCTGGGCGACAGGCTGGCGGCCGCCCGCGAGGCACAGGGCATGTCTCAGGAGACGCTGGCCAAAAATCTCGGGGTCAAGCTGAACACGCTGGAAAAGTGGGAAGACGACATGTCCGAACCCCGCGCCAACAAGCTCAGCATGATGGCGGGCATCCTGAACGTGTCGATGGTCTGGCTGATCACCGGAGAGGGCGAAGGCGTCGGCAGCCCGGAAGACGAGACGCCGCTCAACGCCGACCTCTCCGAGATCCTGTCCGAGATGCGCACGCTGCGGATGCAGATCAAGGCGCGCACCGACAAGCTCGGCCAGCTCGAAAAGCGCCTGCGCCAGGCGCTGAAGGAGTCGGCGCTGTGA
- a CDS encoding pyridoxal phosphate-dependent aminotransferase, with protein MPFLSETLSRVKPSPTVAVTQLARDLKAQGRDIISLGAGEPDFDTPDNIKAAAIAAIEAGKTKYTAPDGIPELKEAVCAKFRRENGLEYTPAQISVSTGGKQVLYNALMATLNPGDEVVIPAPFWVSYPDIVRLGGGEPVIVEGERQLGFKITPEALEAAITPKTKWFIFNSPSNPTGAGYTRDELKALTDVLMRHPHVWVMTDDMYEHLAYDGFEFVTPAQVEPGLYDRTLTCNGVSKAYAMTGWRIGYAGGPEHLIAAMRKIQGQSTTNPCSISQWAAVEALNGPQDFLAERSAAFKRRRDLVVEGLNACPGITCAVPEGAFYVYPSVADCIGKVSKAGTPIADDEAFCTALLEEEGVAVVFGSAFGLSPYFRVSYAASDEMLTEACVRIRRFCEGLKDGEGN; from the coding sequence ATGCCTTTCCTGTCCGAGACGCTTTCGAGGGTAAAACCCTCTCCGACGGTTGCCGTGACGCAACTGGCCCGTGACCTGAAGGCGCAGGGCCGCGACATCATCAGCCTCGGCGCCGGCGAGCCGGACTTTGACACGCCGGACAACATCAAGGCTGCCGCGATTGCGGCAATCGAGGCGGGGAAAACGAAATACACCGCACCGGACGGGATCCCCGAGCTGAAGGAGGCGGTCTGCGCCAAGTTCCGCCGCGAAAACGGGCTGGAGTACACGCCGGCGCAGATCAGCGTGTCGACGGGCGGCAAGCAGGTGCTTTACAACGCGCTGATGGCGACGCTGAACCCGGGCGACGAGGTGGTGATCCCCGCGCCCTTCTGGGTCAGCTATCCCGACATCGTGCGGCTGGGGGGCGGCGAGCCGGTGATCGTGGAGGGCGAGCGGCAGCTTGGCTTCAAGATCACGCCGGAGGCGCTGGAGGCCGCGATCACGCCGAAGACCAAGTGGTTCATCTTCAACTCGCCGTCGAACCCCACGGGCGCGGGCTATACGCGGGACGAGCTGAAGGCGCTGACCGACGTGCTGATGCGCCATCCCCATGTCTGGGTGATGACCGACGACATGTACGAACACCTGGCCTACGACGGGTTCGAGTTCGTCACCCCCGCACAGGTGGAGCCGGGTCTCTATGACCGGACGCTGACCTGCAACGGCGTGTCGAAGGCCTATGCGATGACCGGCTGGCGGATCGGCTATGCCGGCGGGCCGGAGCACCTGATCGCCGCCATGCGCAAGATCCAGGGGCAGTCGACGACCAACCCCTGTTCGATCAGCCAGTGGGCCGCGGTGGAGGCGCTGAACGGCCCGCAGGACTTCCTGGCGGAGCGGTCGGCGGCGTTCAAGCGGCGGCGCGATCTTGTGGTCGAGGGGCTGAACGCCTGTCCGGGGATCACCTGCGCGGTGCCTGAAGGGGCGTTCTACGTCTACCCTTCGGTCGCGGACTGCATCGGCAAGGTGTCGAAGGCCGGGACGCCGATCGCCGACGACGAGGCGTTCTGCACCGCGCTCCTTGAAGAGGAGGGCGTGGCCGTCGTCTTCGGGTCGGCCTTCGGTCTCAGCCCCTATTTCCGCGTCAGCTATGCCGCTTCGGACGAGATGCTGACAGAGGCTTGCGTGCGAATTCGCCGGTTCTGCGAGGGGTTGAAAGACGGGGAGGGCAACTGA
- the putA gene encoding bifunctional proline dehydrogenase/L-glutamate gamma-semialdehyde dehydrogenase PutA has translation MNHPDLRTRIDTLTYASEQTALEALRERAELSAADRTAISRDAAKLVRDIRSSTRPGLMEVFLAEYGLSTEEGVALMCLAEALLRVPDAETVDALIEDKIAPSDWSKHMGHSTSPLVNASTWALALTGRVLDDEVHPGPVGHLRNAIRRLGEPVIRTAVGRAMKEMGSQFVLGETIEAAMKRGSKMEAKGYTYSYDMLGEAARTEKDASRYHLAYSKAISAISNAATHGDIRKNPGISVKLSALHPRYDELQADTALNTLVPRLTALCGLAKSAGIGLNIDAEEADRLSLSLDVIEQTLSQPALKGWDGFGVVVQAYGQRAGAVIDWLHGLAERLNRKIMVRLVKGAYWDSEIKKAQVMGLDAFPVFTSKAATDVSYIANARRLLGYTDRIYPQFATHNAHTAAAILHMAGDMKVSKEAFEFQRLHGMGETLHALVKEQNGTGCRIYAPVGAHRDLLAYLVRRLLENGANSSFVNQIVDEDVPPETVAADPFEAVQTNTLPTGRDLFPGRENSRGFDLRHRPTMARIDAARDAFATHRWKGAPLVACDAAAGPREERTNPAIPSDIVGSVTWATAEQATAAAAAAQPWDAPAAERARILNAAADLYEAHFGELFALLHREAGKTLLDAVAELREAVDFLRYYATQAEGGAPRGTFACISPWNFPLAIFTGQLSAALAAGNAVLAKPAEQTPLVAWRATQLLHEAGVPATALQLLPGAGDVGAALTSCPDVDGVAFTGSTETAQAIHRAMAENLTPGAPLIAETGGLNAMIVDSTALPEQAVAAIVESAFQSAGQRCSALRCLYVQEDIAEDFLRMLTGAMDVLVMGNPWDPATDAGPVIDEEAAEGIRSYVAKARREGRVLKELDAPAPGHFVAPALLRVPGIKAMEREIFGPVLHVATFGSEELDRVIADINATGYGLTFGLMTRIDDRVQHVTEAVHAGNIYVNRNQIGAIVGSQPFGGEGLSGTGPKAGGPHYLARFRAHPAEAPAETQEAKAPGSALPATEAGLAQSLTRATVEATPVPHRTVLPGPTGEANQLTCLPRPPVLCLGPGHKAAEAQAQAIRALGGIAHPVTGKVAPDLLATLDGFSGALWWGDESTARAFRKALAARKGPILPLITGMPDAAHALTERHVCVDTTAAGGNTALLAGHA, from the coding sequence CCGTCGACGCGCTGATCGAGGACAAGATCGCGCCTTCCGACTGGTCCAAGCACATGGGCCATTCGACCTCGCCGCTGGTCAACGCCTCCACATGGGCGCTGGCGCTGACCGGCCGGGTGCTCGACGACGAGGTCCATCCCGGCCCCGTCGGCCACCTGCGCAACGCCATCCGCCGCCTGGGCGAGCCGGTGATCCGCACCGCCGTCGGCCGCGCCATGAAGGAGATGGGCAGCCAGTTCGTGCTGGGCGAAACCATCGAGGCGGCGATGAAGCGCGGCTCGAAGATGGAGGCCAAGGGCTACACCTATTCCTACGACATGCTGGGCGAGGCCGCCCGGACGGAGAAGGACGCCTCCCGCTATCACCTCGCCTATTCGAAGGCGATTTCCGCCATCTCCAACGCCGCCACCCACGGGGACATCCGCAAGAACCCCGGCATCTCGGTCAAGCTTTCGGCGCTGCACCCGCGCTACGACGAGCTTCAGGCCGACACCGCGCTGAACACGCTGGTGCCCCGGCTGACGGCGCTCTGCGGTCTGGCGAAAAGCGCGGGCATCGGCCTGAACATCGACGCGGAAGAGGCCGACCGCCTGTCGCTCTCGCTCGACGTCATCGAACAGACCCTCAGCCAGCCCGCGCTGAAGGGCTGGGACGGCTTCGGCGTCGTGGTGCAGGCCTACGGCCAGCGCGCGGGCGCGGTGATCGACTGGCTGCACGGGCTGGCCGAGCGGCTGAACCGCAAGATCATGGTTCGCCTCGTGAAGGGCGCCTACTGGGATTCGGAGATCAAGAAGGCGCAGGTCATGGGCCTCGACGCCTTTCCGGTCTTCACCTCGAAGGCCGCGACCGATGTCTCCTACATCGCCAACGCCCGCCGCCTTCTGGGCTACACCGACCGCATCTACCCGCAATTCGCCACCCACAACGCCCACACCGCCGCCGCCATCCTGCACATGGCCGGTGACATGAAGGTGTCGAAGGAGGCCTTCGAATTCCAGCGCCTGCACGGTATGGGCGAGACGCTGCACGCTCTCGTCAAGGAACAGAACGGCACCGGCTGCCGGATCTACGCCCCCGTGGGCGCGCACCGCGACCTCTTGGCCTACCTCGTCCGCCGCCTGCTGGAGAACGGCGCGAACTCCTCCTTCGTGAACCAGATCGTCGACGAGGACGTGCCGCCAGAAACCGTCGCCGCCGACCCGTTCGAGGCGGTGCAGACCAACACCCTGCCGACCGGGCGCGACCTCTTCCCCGGGCGCGAGAACTCCAGGGGGTTCGATCTCCGGCACCGCCCGACCATGGCGCGCATCGACGCCGCCCGCGACGCCTTTGCCACCCACCGCTGGAAGGGCGCGCCGCTTGTCGCCTGCGACGCCGCCGCCGGTCCGCGTGAAGAACGGACGAACCCCGCGATCCCCTCCGACATCGTGGGCTCCGTCACCTGGGCCACCGCCGAACAGGCCACCGCCGCCGCCGCTGCCGCGCAGCCCTGGGACGCCCCCGCGGCAGAGCGCGCGCGCATCCTGAACGCCGCCGCCGACCTCTACGAAGCGCACTTCGGCGAACTCTTCGCCCTGCTGCACCGCGAGGCCGGCAAGACGCTGCTGGACGCCGTGGCCGAACTGCGCGAGGCGGTCGACTTCCTGCGCTACTACGCCACCCAGGCCGAGGGCGGCGCACCGCGCGGCACCTTCGCCTGCATCTCGCCGTGGAACTTCCCGCTGGCGATCTTCACCGGGCAGCTCTCTGCCGCGCTGGCCGCCGGGAACGCCGTTCTGGCCAAACCGGCCGAACAGACGCCGCTGGTCGCATGGCGCGCCACCCAGCTCCTGCACGAGGCCGGCGTGCCCGCGACCGCCCTGCAACTCCTGCCCGGCGCGGGTGACGTGGGCGCCGCGCTCACCTCCTGCCCGGACGTGGACGGCGTGGCCTTCACCGGCTCGACCGAGACCGCGCAGGCCATTCACCGCGCCATGGCCGAGAACCTCACCCCCGGCGCGCCGCTGATCGCCGAGACCGGCGGCCTGAACGCGATGATCGTCGACTCCACCGCGCTGCCGGAACAGGCCGTCGCCGCCATCGTCGAATCCGCCTTCCAGTCCGCCGGTCAGCGCTGCTCTGCCCTGCGCTGCCTCTACGTGCAGGAGGACATCGCCGAGGACTTCCTCAGGATGCTCACCGGCGCGATGGACGTGCTGGTGATGGGCAACCCGTGGGACCCGGCCACCGACGCGGGCCCGGTCATCGACGAGGAGGCCGCCGAGGGCATCCGCAGCTACGTCGCAAAGGCCCGCAGGGAAGGCCGCGTGCTGAAGGAGCTCGACGCGCCCGCGCCCGGCCACTTCGTCGCCCCCGCCCTGCTGCGCGTGCCCGGCATCAAGGCGATGGAGCGCGAGATCTTCGGCCCGGTCCTGCACGTCGCCACCTTCGGCTCCGAGGAGCTGGACCGCGTGATCGCCGACATCAACGCCACCGGCTACGGGCTGACCTTCGGCCTGATGACCCGGATCGACGACCGCGTGCAGCACGTGACCGAGGCGGTCCACGCCGGCAACATCTACGTCAACCGCAACCAGATCGGCGCCATCGTGGGCAGCCAGCCCTTCGGCGGCGAAGGCCTCTCCGGCACCGGCCCAAAGGCGGGCGGCCCGCACTACCTCGCCCGCTTCCGCGCCCATCCCGCCGAGGCACCCGCCGAGACGCAGGAGGCGAAGGCCCCCGGCAGCGCGCTCCCCGCGACGGAGGCCGGCCTCGCCCAGAGCCTGACCCGCGCCACGGTCGAGGCAACGCCGGTGCCGCACCGCACCGTCCTGCCCGGCCCCACAGGCGAGGCCAACCAGCTCACCTGCCTGCCGCGTCCCCCGGTCCTCTGCCTCGGTCCCGGCCACAAGGCGGCAGAGGCGCAGGCCCAGGCGATCCGCGCCCTGGGCGGCATCGCCCACCCGGTGACGGGCAAGGTGGCGCCGGACCTGCTGGCCACGCTCGACGGCTTCTCCGGCGCGCTGTGGTGGGGCGACGAGAGCACCGCCCGCGCCTTCCGCAAGGCGCTGGCCGCGCGCAAGGGCCCGATCCTGCCGCTGATCACCGGCATGCCCGACGCCGCCCACGCGCTGACGGAGCGCCACGTCTGCGTCGACACCACGGCGGCAGGCGGCAACACGGCCCTGCTGGCCGGCCACGCCTGA
- a CDS encoding rhomboid family intramembrane serine protease → MFPIRDHNPSGRTPFVTYTLIAINSVVFLMTLDAINDLNFLATYSLVPRFLSEGFGYQGLVTSMFLHGGWMHIIGNMLYLYIFGDNLEDRMGHVAFLLFYLAAGLGAGLIHYASAPYSNVPTVGASGAIAGVMGGYLLLFPRARVDILIFIVIIIKVIPIPAWVALCLWFVMQLFGGVGTSADEGGVAYWAHIGGFVIGLVLTLPVFLKLGGPRFWRLHHGHPPHPEARTRWKPGSSVTRVPRIRRK, encoded by the coding sequence ATGTTCCCGATCCGCGATCACAACCCTTCGGGCCGGACGCCCTTCGTCACCTACACGCTGATCGCGATCAACTCGGTCGTGTTCCTGATGACGCTCGACGCGATCAACGACCTGAACTTCCTCGCCACCTACTCGCTGGTCCCGCGCTTCCTGTCCGAAGGCTTCGGCTATCAGGGGCTCGTCACCTCGATGTTCCTGCACGGCGGCTGGATGCACATCATCGGCAACATGCTCTACCTCTACATCTTCGGCGACAACCTCGAGGACCGCATGGGCCATGTGGCCTTCCTGCTGTTCTACCTTGCCGCGGGGCTGGGCGCCGGGCTGATCCACTACGCCTCCGCCCCCTATTCCAACGTGCCGACCGTGGGCGCGTCGGGCGCCATCGCGGGCGTCATGGGCGGCTACCTGCTGCTCTTCCCGCGCGCCCGGGTCGACATCCTGATCTTCATCGTCATCATCATCAAGGTGATCCCGATCCCGGCCTGGGTCGCGCTCTGCCTGTGGTTCGTCATGCAGCTGTTCGGCGGCGTGGGCACCAGCGCCGACGAGGGTGGTGTCGCCTACTGGGCGCACATCGGCGGCTTTGTCATCGGCCTCGTGCTGACCCTGCCCGTCTTCCTGAAACTGGGCGGCCCGCGCTTCTGGCGCCTGCACCACGGCCACCCGCCCCACCCGGAGGCCCGCACCCGCTGGAAGCCGGGTTCTTCCGTCACCCGAGTCCCGAGGATCCGACGCAAATGA
- a CDS encoding inorganic phosphate transporter — protein MAGNDHHPKHLETLDRDLGRVQMLELATAYVAKPVAGIGIALVFVVFAALLAALLFGGSGHAVTIVIASVFGAYMALNIGANDVANNMGPAVGANALTMGGAIAIAAVFESAGALLAGGDVVSTIAKGIIAPTSMGSVDVFIWAMMAALLSSALWVNLATWIGAPVSTTHSVVGGVMGAGIAAAGFGAVGWGTMGMIAASWVISPLMGGLIAAGCLWFIKSRIIYREDKIAAARLWVPVLVGIMAGAFAAYLAMKGLKHLVEIGLPTALLLGLAMGALIWLVMIPVVRRQSEGLENRNKSLKVLFGVPLIVSAALLSFAHGANDVANAVGPLAAIVEAARSGHFTEGFGIPFWVMLIGAFGISFGLFLFGPRLIRIVGSEITKLNPMRAYCVALSAAITVIVASWLGLPVSSTHIAVGAVFGVGFFREWDAERRLRKARIAMPERARYSPEERRRRKLVRRAHFMTIAAAWIVTVPAAALLSMVIFWSIRAMVA, from the coding sequence TTGGCTGGAAACGATCATCACCCGAAGCACCTTGAGACGCTGGACCGCGACCTTGGCCGCGTCCAGATGCTAGAACTCGCCACCGCCTACGTGGCGAAACCCGTGGCGGGGATCGGCATCGCCCTGGTCTTCGTGGTTTTTGCCGCGCTTCTGGCGGCGCTGCTGTTCGGCGGGTCGGGCCATGCGGTGACGATTGTCATCGCCTCGGTCTTTGGTGCCTACATGGCGCTGAACATCGGCGCGAACGACGTTGCCAACAACATGGGACCGGCGGTGGGCGCCAATGCCCTGACCATGGGCGGCGCCATCGCCATCGCCGCGGTGTTCGAGAGCGCGGGTGCGCTCCTGGCGGGTGGCGACGTGGTGTCGACCATCGCCAAGGGGATCATCGCGCCGACGAGCATGGGCTCGGTCGACGTGTTCATCTGGGCGATGATGGCGGCGCTGCTGTCGTCGGCGCTGTGGGTGAACCTGGCCACCTGGATCGGCGCGCCGGTTTCGACCACGCATTCGGTGGTCGGCGGGGTGATGGGCGCGGGCATCGCCGCGGCGGGTTTCGGCGCGGTGGGCTGGGGCACCATGGGGATGATCGCGGCAAGCTGGGTGATCTCGCCGCTGATGGGCGGTCTGATCGCCGCCGGGTGCCTGTGGTTCATCAAGTCGCGCATCATCTACCGCGAGGACAAGATCGCCGCGGCCCGGCTTTGGGTGCCGGTGCTGGTGGGGATCATGGCGGGGGCCTTTGCCGCCTACCTCGCCATGAAGGGGCTGAAGCACCTTGTGGAGATAGGCCTGCCCACGGCGCTTTTGCTGGGGCTGGCGATGGGGGCGCTGATCTGGCTGGTGATGATCCCGGTGGTGCGCCGCCAGTCCGAGGGGCTGGAGAACCGCAACAAGTCGCTCAAGGTGCTGTTCGGCGTGCCGCTGATCGTGTCGGCGGCGCTGCTGTCCTTTGCGCATGGCGCCAACGACGTGGCCAACGCGGTCGGCCCGCTGGCCGCCATCGTCGAGGCGGCGCGGTCCGGCCATTTCACCGAAGGCTTCGGCATCCCGTTCTGGGTCATGCTGATCGGCGCCTTCGGGATCTCGTTCGGGCTGTTCCTGTTCGGGCCTCGGCTGATCCGGATCGTCGGGTCGGAGATCACCAAGCTGAACCCGATGCGCGCCTACTGCGTGGCGCTGTCGGCGGCGATCACGGTGATCGTGGCAAGCTGGCTGGGGCTGCCGGTCAGCTCCACCCACATCGCGGTGGGCGCGGTGTTCGGCGTGGGGTTTTTCCGCGAGTGGGACGCGGAGCGGCGGCTGCGCAAGGCGCGCATAGCGATGCCGGAACGCGCGCGCTATTCGCCCGAGGAACGGCGGCGGCGGAAGCTGGTGCGGCGGGCGCACTTCATGACCATCGCGGCGGCCTGGATCGTGACGGTCCCGGCGGCGGCACTCTTGTCGATGGTGATCTTCTGGAGCATCCGGGCGATGGTGGCCTGA
- a CDS encoding DUF1194 domain-containing protein — protein MRLAGAAALALSLWVAQAEAACRQALALGLDVSGSVDGAEYRLQLDGLAAALLHPEVQGALFAMPEAPVALAVYEWSGPEAQRVLVPWTTVDGPGALAGVAARLEGTARVGGETSTAIGAAKQFGAGLLAQQPGCWRQVLDVSGDGTSNTGPRPQFVRPEAITINGLVIGPGTADGVGALAGYYEAYVVQGADAFVETAAGFADFEEAMVRKLKRELQVLVVSAR, from the coding sequence GTGAGGCTGGCCGGCGCGGCGGCACTGGCCCTTTCGCTGTGGGTCGCGCAGGCGGAGGCGGCCTGCCGGCAGGCGCTTGCGCTGGGTCTGGACGTGTCCGGCTCGGTCGACGGTGCGGAATACCGGCTGCAACTGGACGGGCTGGCGGCGGCGCTGCTGCATCCGGAGGTGCAGGGCGCGCTCTTTGCCATGCCGGAGGCGCCGGTGGCGCTGGCGGTCTACGAATGGAGCGGGCCGGAGGCGCAGCGGGTGCTGGTGCCCTGGACCACGGTGGACGGGCCGGGCGCGCTGGCGGGGGTCGCCGCGCGGCTGGAAGGCACGGCGCGGGTGGGCGGAGAGACCTCCACCGCCATCGGCGCGGCCAAGCAGTTCGGCGCGGGGCTTCTGGCGCAGCAGCCCGGGTGCTGGCGGCAGGTGCTGGACGTGTCGGGCGACGGCACCTCGAACACCGGGCCGCGCCCGCAGTTCGTCCGCCCCGAGGCCATCACGATCAACGGTCTGGTGATCGGGCCGGGCACGGCGGACGGCGTGGGCGCGCTGGCGGGCTACTACGAGGCCTACGTCGTGCAGGGCGCCGACGCCTTCGTCGAGACGGCGGCGGGCTTTGCCGATTTCGAGGAGGCCATGGTCCGCAAGCTGAAGCGCGAATTGCAGGTGCTGGTGGTTTCGGCCCGGTAA
- a CDS encoding GFA family protein has product MTDPVKATCHCGAVELSVTLTDGFETRRRCDCSFCRRRQCAAVSAPLGGVEVVKGADNLTEYSFNTHTARHYFCKTCGIYMYHRRRSNPNEYGVNLYCIEGTEPKDFEPVHWNDGVNHPSDRAT; this is encoded by the coding sequence ATGACCGACCCCGTGAAAGCCACATGCCACTGCGGCGCCGTGGAACTCTCCGTGACCCTGACAGACGGGTTCGAGACCCGCCGCCGCTGCGACTGCTCCTTCTGCCGCCGCCGCCAGTGCGCCGCCGTCTCTGCCCCCCTGGGCGGAGTCGAGGTGGTGAAAGGCGCCGACAACCTGACGGAATACAGCTTCAACACCCACACGGCGCGGCACTACTTCTGCAAGACCTGCGGCATCTACATGTACCACCGGCGCCGGTCGAACCCGAACGAGTACGGCGTGAACCTCTACTGCATCGAAGGGACGGAGCCGAAGGACTTCGAGCCGGTCCACTGGAACGACGGCGTCAACCACCCCTCCGACCGCGCCACGTAG
- a CDS encoding inositol monophosphatase family protein — protein sequence MQGSANLNIMMKAARKAGRSLVKDFREVENLQVSMKGAGDFVSKADIEAERILKEELMGARPTYGWLAEEGGEEPGQDPTRRWIVDPLDGTTNFLHGLPHWAISIALEHKGQIVSAVVFDAAKDEMFYAERGAGAWLNDSKRLRVSGRRRMVEALFATGVPFGTKRTLPATMKDLARLMPECAGVRRFGAASLDLAYVAAGRYDGYWEREVQIWDIAAGYLLAKEAGALVEGVRADQEPLESGAILCANNEIFTTFAKILRAD from the coding sequence ATGCAGGGCAGCGCGAATCTCAACATCATGATGAAGGCCGCGCGCAAGGCGGGACGGTCGCTCGTGAAGGACTTCCGCGAGGTGGAGAACCTGCAGGTGTCGATGAAGGGCGCCGGGGACTTCGTCTCGAAGGCCGACATCGAGGCGGAGCGCATCCTCAAGGAAGAGCTGATGGGCGCGCGCCCGACCTACGGCTGGCTGGCCGAGGAGGGTGGCGAGGAGCCGGGGCAGGACCCGACGCGCCGCTGGATCGTCGACCCGCTGGACGGCACCACGAACTTCCTGCACGGCCTGCCGCACTGGGCGATCTCCATCGCGCTGGAGCACAAGGGCCAGATCGTGTCCGCCGTGGTCTTCGACGCCGCCAAGGACGAGATGTTCTATGCGGAGCGCGGCGCGGGCGCCTGGCTGAACGACAGCAAGCGGCTGCGCGTCTCGGGCCGCCGCCGCATGGTGGAGGCGCTGTTCGCCACGGGTGTGCCCTTCGGCACCAAGCGGACCCTGCCTGCCACGATGAAGGACCTCGCGCGGCTGATGCCGGAATGCGCGGGTGTGCGCCGCTTCGGTGCCGCGTCGCTCGACCTCGCCTACGTGGCGGCGGGCCGCTACGACGGCTACTGGGAGCGCGAGGTGCAGATTTGGGACATCGCCGCGGGTTACCTGCTGGCCAAGGAGGCGGGCGCGCTTGTCGAGGGCGTGCGCGCGGACCAGGAGCCGCTGGAGTCGGGCGCGATCCTCTGCGCCAACAACGAGATCTTCACCACCTTCGCAAAGATCCTGCGGGCGGATTGA